In Collimonas arenae, a single genomic region encodes these proteins:
- a CDS encoding NADPH-dependent 2,4-dienoyl-CoA reductase: MSHPVYPHLLAPLDLGFTTLKNRVVMGSMHTGMEDRFFHYGKLAEYFRARAKGGAGLIVTGGLSPNRQGWLLPFGGTMNSFGDVYNHRRLTSAVHEEDGKIVMQILHAGRYGYQPLVVSASAIKSPISMFKPRALSERGIQSTIDAYVRSAKLAQRANYDGVEVMGSEGYLLNQFLSPRTNRRTDRWGGNIENRMRLAVEIVQRMREAVGERFIIMYRLSLLDLVEGGNTGEEVVAVAQALEKASVTLINTGVGWHEARIPTIVTSVPRGAFREATARLKRSVGIPVIASNRINTPEVAEQILAEGDADMVSMARPFLADPEFVLKAQQNRADEINTCIACNQACLDHTFQNKRASCLVNPQACHETELVYRPVVKQRRVAVIGAGPAGLSAASVAAERGHRVTLFEGAAQIGGQFNIAMRIPGKEEFSETIRYFQHRLKRTGVELKLNQRVSRQDLEALGFDDVIVATGVTPRNLRIPGIDHPMVLSYLDVLQRNVAVGKRVAVIGAGGIGFDLCEFLLHDAHVPLPVPIAEWMNEWGVDPLAAESGGLRPAAVVVPVREIHLLQRKQSKVGAGLGKTSGWVHRSVMQRNGVQMLAGVDYQRVDDQGLHITVGGFSRVLEVDNVVICAGQESLRELIPAEAILAGKPGEPVKTKSQQTGLRYHVIGGASFASELDAKRAIREGAELAATL, translated from the coding sequence ATGTCCCATCCTGTTTACCCCCACTTGCTCGCGCCACTCGATCTCGGATTCACCACGCTGAAAAACCGGGTGGTGATGGGTTCGATGCACACTGGAATGGAAGATCGCTTTTTTCATTATGGCAAGCTGGCCGAGTATTTCAGGGCGCGCGCCAAAGGTGGCGCAGGCCTGATCGTGACCGGCGGCCTCTCGCCCAACCGGCAAGGCTGGCTGCTGCCCTTCGGCGGCACCATGAACAGCTTTGGCGATGTCTATAATCACCGGCGACTGACCAGTGCAGTGCATGAAGAAGATGGCAAGATCGTGATGCAGATCTTGCATGCCGGCCGCTATGGTTATCAACCGTTGGTGGTGTCGGCTTCGGCCATCAAATCGCCGATTTCGATGTTCAAGCCGCGCGCGCTGAGCGAACGCGGAATCCAGTCCACCATCGATGCCTATGTGCGTAGCGCCAAGCTGGCGCAGCGCGCCAATTACGATGGCGTCGAGGTGATGGGTAGCGAAGGTTATCTGTTGAATCAGTTCTTGTCGCCGCGCACCAATCGCCGTACCGATCGCTGGGGCGGCAATATCGAAAACCGCATGCGGCTGGCGGTCGAGATTGTGCAGCGCATGCGTGAGGCGGTGGGGGAACGCTTCATCATCATGTATCGCTTGTCGCTGCTCGATCTGGTCGAGGGCGGCAATACCGGCGAAGAAGTGGTGGCGGTGGCGCAAGCCTTGGAAAAGGCCAGTGTGACGTTGATCAACACCGGTGTCGGCTGGCACGAAGCGCGGATTCCTACCATCGTCACTTCGGTGCCGCGCGGCGCTTTCCGCGAAGCGACTGCCCGTCTCAAGCGCAGCGTCGGGATCCCGGTGATTGCCTCGAATCGCATCAACACGCCGGAAGTGGCCGAACAGATCCTGGCCGAAGGCGACGCCGATATGGTGTCGATGGCGCGGCCGTTCCTGGCCGATCCGGAATTCGTGTTGAAGGCGCAGCAGAATCGCGCCGATGAAATCAATACCTGTATCGCCTGCAACCAGGCTTGCCTTGACCATACTTTCCAGAACAAGCGCGCCAGCTGCCTGGTCAATCCGCAGGCTTGCCATGAAACCGAGCTGGTTTACCGGCCGGTTGTGAAACAGCGGCGAGTAGCGGTGATCGGCGCCGGGCCGGCAGGTTTGTCGGCGGCCAGCGTGGCGGCTGAGCGGGGACATCGAGTGACCTTGTTCGAGGGCGCCGCGCAGATTGGCGGACAGTTCAATATCGCAATGCGGATTCCGGGCAAGGAAGAGTTCAGCGAGACGATTCGCTATTTCCAGCACCGCCTCAAGCGGACTGGCGTCGAGCTCAAGCTGAATCAACGGGTCAGTCGGCAGGATCTGGAGGCGCTTGGTTTTGACGACGTGATTGTGGCGACCGGCGTTACGCCGCGTAATTTGCGCATTCCGGGGATTGACCATCCTATGGTGTTGTCGTATCTGGATGTATTGCAGCGCAATGTTGCGGTTGGCAAGCGGGTTGCGGTGATCGGGGCGGGCGGGATCGGTTTCGATCTGTGCGAATTCTTGCTGCACGATGCGCATGTACCGCTACCGGTGCCGATTGCTGAATGGATGAATGAATGGGGCGTGGATCCATTGGCTGCCGAGTCGGGCGGATTGCGGCCGGCAGCGGTGGTCGTGCCGGTGCGGGAAATTCATTTGCTGCAGCGTAAGCAGAGCAAAGTCGGGGCTGGATTGGGTAAAACCTCGGGTTGGGTGCATCGCAGCGTGATGCAGCGGAATGGCGTGCAGATGCTGGCGGGGGTGGATTATCAGCGGGTTGACGATCAGGGGTTGCATATCACGGTGGGGGGCTTTAGCCGTGTGCTGGAGGTTGATAACGTCGTGATTTGTGCGGGGCAGGAGTCGTTGCGTGAGTTGATTCCGGCTGAGGCGATTTTGGCTGGGAAGCCTGGTGAGCCGGTTAAAACCAAGTCTCAGCAGACGGGCTTGCGGTATCACGTGATTGGTGGGGCGTCGTTTGCCAGTGAGCTGGATGCTAAGCGGGCGATACGCGAGGGTGCGGAACTTGCAGCAACGCTGTAG